A genomic window from Pantoea alhagi includes:
- the ppx gene encoding exopolyphosphatase: protein MPISHKNMPRPQEFAAIDLGSNSFHMVIARVVDGAMQVLGRLKQRVHLADGLGADNVLSEEAIQRGLSCLALFAERLQGFSASNVTIVGTHTLRQAVNAEDFLRRAAEVIPYPIEVISGHEEARLIFMGVEHTQPEKGRKLVIDIGGGSTELVIGEDFEPKLVESRRMGCVSFANLYFPGGVISQENFRRARLAAAQKLETLAWQYRLLGWQYALGASGTIKAACEVLQAMGEKEKQVTPERLERLYDEVMKHKSFAALSLPGLSEERKAVFVPGLAILCGVFDALAIRELRLSDGALREGVLYEMEGRFRHQDIRSRTAQSLANHYNIDSDQARRVLETTDELWQQWRDQNPRLANPQLASLLQWAALLHEVGLTINHSGMQRHSAYILQNTNLPGFNQDQQLLLATLVRYHRKAIKSDDLPRFTLFKKKQILPLVFLLRLGTLLNNQRQATNRPERLTLTTNEGHWTLRFPAGYFSQNTLVQLDLEREQAYWEDVSGWKLVIEEEA from the coding sequence ATGCCGATATCCCATAAGAATATGCCACGACCGCAAGAATTTGCCGCTATTGACCTCGGTTCCAATAGCTTTCACATGGTCATTGCCCGCGTGGTGGATGGCGCAATGCAGGTGCTGGGGCGTCTGAAACAGCGCGTGCACCTGGCGGACGGGCTGGGCGCGGATAACGTGCTGAGCGAAGAAGCTATCCAGCGCGGACTTAGCTGTCTGGCGCTGTTTGCCGAGCGTCTGCAAGGCTTCAGCGCCTCGAACGTGACCATTGTCGGTACGCATACGCTACGTCAGGCGGTTAATGCAGAAGATTTTCTGCGGCGCGCGGCGGAAGTGATCCCCTACCCGATTGAAGTGATCTCCGGTCATGAAGAGGCGCGCCTGATTTTTATGGGCGTTGAGCATACGCAGCCGGAAAAGGGCCGCAAGCTGGTGATTGATATCGGCGGCGGCTCTACCGAGCTGGTCATCGGGGAAGATTTTGAACCCAAGCTGGTAGAGAGCCGCCGTATGGGCTGCGTCAGCTTCGCCAATCTCTACTTTCCCGGCGGTGTGATTAGTCAGGAAAATTTCCGCCGGGCGCGTCTGGCTGCGGCGCAAAAACTGGAAACGCTGGCCTGGCAATATCGGCTGCTTGGCTGGCAATACGCGCTGGGCGCTTCCGGCACCATCAAGGCCGCTTGCGAAGTGCTGCAGGCGATGGGCGAAAAAGAGAAACAGGTGACGCCGGAGCGGCTTGAAAGGTTGTATGACGAAGTGATGAAGCACAAATCCTTCGCCGCGCTGAGCCTGCCTGGGTTGTCGGAAGAGCGGAAAGCAGTATTTGTGCCGGGCCTGGCAATCCTTTGCGGCGTATTTGATGCGCTGGCAATCCGCGAGCTGCGTCTTTCCGACGGCGCGTTGCGCGAAGGGGTGCTGTATGAAATGGAAGGCCGCTTCCGCCATCAGGATATTCGTAGCCGTACCGCGCAGAGCCTGGCAAATCACTACAATATCGACAGCGATCAGGCGCGACGCGTCCTGGAAACCACCGATGAACTCTGGCAACAGTGGCGCGATCAAAATCCCCGACTGGCTAATCCGCAGCTCGCATCGCTGCTGCAGTGGGCGGCACTGCTGCACGAAGTCGGCTTGACCATCAACCACAGCGGTATGCAGCGCCACTCGGCCTATATCCTGCAAAACACCAACCTGCCCGGTTTTAATCAGGATCAACAATTGCTGCTGGCTACGCTGGTACGCTATCACCGTAAAGCGATCAAGAGCGACGATCTGCCGCGTTTTACGCTGTTTAAAAAGAAACAGATCCTGCCGCTGGTGTTTTTGCTGCGTCTTGGCACGCTGCTGAATAATCAGCGCCAGGCGACCAACCGCCCGGAGCGGCTGACGTTGACCACCAACGAAGGGCACTGGACGCTGCGCTTCCCGGCCGGATATTTCAGCCAGAATACGCTGGTCCAGCTCGATTTAGAGCGTGAGCAGGCGTACTGGGAGGATGTTTCCGGCTGGAAGCTGGTGATAGAAGAAGAGGCGTAA